A genomic window from Megalobrama amblycephala isolate DHTTF-2021 linkage group LG2, ASM1881202v1, whole genome shotgun sequence includes:
- the LOC125262829 gene encoding uncharacterized protein LOC125262829 has product MKIIQLQLYVLICCQAAVADQLTDLGSNVSINCDLDENEVYWILLKTPDPPTVILRSLQTPLPPFYPNKTFRKKYSVQFKHCLVINNVTVDELGVYYCMNTDTPPKFSNGSRLYFNESTRLTECHNHTVIQSTHQNQTQCQIIITISSLMIGLLLIVLIGLLKVIVVGNRRSAEESQLYTDLQQMQVIQNQELLQYTEVNFTCVKIFTQPSQINRTHSALKLLKS; this is encoded by the exons ATGAAGATCATTCAACTTCAGCTCT ATGTCTTAATCTGTTGTCAAGCAGCAGTAGCAGATCAACTAACTGATTTGGGATCAAATGTGTCCATAAACTGTGATCTTGATGAAAATGAGGTTTATTGGATTTTACTGAAAACACCAGATCCTCCAACAGTGATTCTACGATCATTACAAACACCACTACCACCTTTTTACCCtaataaaacattcagaaaGAAATATTCAGTGCAATTTAAACATTGTCTAGTTATAAATAATGTGACTGTTGAtgaattaggagtttattactGTATGAACACTGATACACCTCCAAAATTCAGCAACGGCTCCAGATTGTACTTCAACG AATCAACTCGACTAACTGAGTGTCACAATCATACAGTGATTCAGTCTACTCATCAGAATCAAACACAATGTCAGATTATTATCACCATATCTAGTCTGATGATCGGACTTCTGCTCATTGTGCTGATCG GACTATTAAAAGTTATTGTTGTTGGAAACAGAAGGTCTGCAGAAGAATCACAACTCTACACTGATCTACAGCAGATGCAAGTTATACAGAATCAGGAGTTATTGCAG TACACTGAGGTGAATTTTACCTGCGTAAAAATATTTACCCAGCCCAGCCAAATCAACAGGACCCATTCTGCTCTAAAGCTGCTGAAGTCATAA